GCGGCCAGGCCATCGAGCCGACCGCCGAAGCCGTGGCGATCCGCACCGCCCTCAACCAGGCCAGCCAGGCGGTGACCCGCAGGCTCAAGCGCGCGCTGGGCGAGTCCGGTTTCGCCGGCGCCGTCGATGCGGTGCGCGATGCCCGTCTGCGCTTGGATTGATTTTCGTCGCAATAGTTGCATAGCTAACTATAGGAGAACCGCCATGCCGATCCTCAACGTCAAAGTCAGCGCCGTGCGCTCGCCCGACCTGACCCGCCAGATCGCCGATCTGTTGCTGGAACTGACCACCCGCGTGCTGGGCAAGAACCCCGATGTCACCTCGATCCTGGTCGAGTACGTCGATCCGGCCGACTGGGTCGTGGGCGGGAGCACCCTGCTCGAACAGGGCAAGCGCAGCGTCTATTTCGACGTCAAGGTCACCGACGAGACCAACACCAAGCAGGAAAAGGCGCAATACATCCGCGAAGCCTTCGACGGCTTCTCGCGCCTGCTCGGCGACCTGCACGAGGAAAGCTACATCTACGTGCAGGACGTGCGCGCGGCGGCCTATGGCTACGGTGGACGCACGCAGGAGGCGCGTTACCACTTGCCCGACTGAAGCGACGCCACTTCGAAACAGCGCAATCGCGGGCTCACGCCCCTCCCACATAAGGCTGGCGCCGCGCCCGCTCCCTGTAGGAGCGGCGCGAGCCGCGACCACGGCCTATGGCTACCGCGAAGCTCTCGCTTCACGACGGAAACGAGCAAGTCGCGCACGATGCAACCCGAATGCGCGCCGCGAGACCGCCGCAGCGCGGTCGTAGCTTACGCAGCTCCTACCCCTAGGAGGGGCCCCGAATATCGGCCTACTGCAAATCCAGCGTCTGCTTCAGGAACGGCACGGTGATCCGCCGCTGCGCCGCCAGCGATGCGCGGTCCAGCCGGTCCAGCAGCGCGGTCAGCCCGGCCAGATCGCGGTCCACGCGTTTGAGCAGCCAGTCCAGCGCCGCTTCGTCCAGGGCCAGGCCGCGGCGCTGCGCGCGCTGGCGCAGCACTTCGGCGCGGCCGTCGTCGTCCAGTGGCGCCAGGGCGATGCGCGCGCATTGCGACAGGCGCGAGCGCAGGTCGGGCAGGCTCAGAGCCAGGCCGTCGGGCGCGTCGCGGCCGGCGTAGATCACCGCGGCGCCCGCGGCGCGGGCGCGGTTGTGGGCGTCGAACAGCGCGATCTCGTCCTCGCGCGTGCCGGCGATGGCGTCCAGGCCGTCCAGCGCGAGCAGGTCGTTGCCTTCCAGCGCGTCGAGCGCGTCGCGCAGGCGGCCGGCGGCCGCGATCAGCGGCAAATAGGCGGCGCGGCGGCCGGCGGACTCGGCGGCCGCGCAGGCGGCCAGCAGCAGATGGGTCTTGCCCACGCCGGCGGGGCCGGCCAGGTACAGCCAGTCGCCGCCCGGCGTTTCGGCCAGCGCGCGCAATTGCGCGATCGCGCCGGCCGGCGCGGCGACGAAGGTGTCCAGGCGCTGGTCCGGCGGATAGCGCAACGCCAACGGCAACTGTTTCGCGCTCACGATCGCTTGCTCACGGAATCGAACTCACCGCCGCGGACTCACTCGCCCTCGCGCTCCGCCGGGGCGGGCGCAGGCGCGATGTGGCGCTCGGGCTGCAGCAAGATGCCCGAAGGCGTGCCCGCGTACAGGCGGCTGCTGGTGTAACGCTCCTGAGCGTAGCGCAGCAGCACGTTGGCCACCGCCGCCACCGGCAGCGCCAGCAGCATGCCGAGGAAGCCGAACAGCTGGCCGCCGGCGAGCACGGCGAAGATCACCGCCACCGGATGCAGGCCGATGCGGTCGCCGACCAGCTTGGGCGTGAGCCAATACCCTTCGATCAGCTGACCGATGCCGAACACGGTCAGCACGCCGGCCACGTACTTCCAGTCGCCGAACTGCACCAGGGCGGCGATGCTGCCCAGGATGATGCCGCTGGCCGGCCCCAGGTAGGGCACGAAGGTCAGCAGGCCGGCGATCAGGCCGATCAGGATGCCCAGGTCCAGACCCACCGCCCACAGGCCCAGGCCGTACATCACGCCCAGAATCAGCATGACCAGGAACTGGCCGCGCAGGAACGCGCCGAGCACGTCGCTGGACTCGCGCGCCAGGCGGCTCACCGTGTCCAGGTGGTTGCGCGGAATCATCGAGGCCACGCGCGCGACCATCAGATCCCAGTCGCGCAGGAAGAAGAAAGTGATCACCGGCAGCAGGGCGATGTTGGCGACCAGGCCGATCAGGGCGAAGCCCGAGCGCGACAGGTAACCGAGCAAGGTGGTGGCCACGCCGCCGGCGCGCTCCCAGTTGCTGCGCAGCAGCTGGGTGATGTGTTCCAGGTCCAGCCAGGTGGTGAGCTCGAAGCCGGTGCGCAGCTCCACCCACGGCAGCGCGGTGTTCATGAACCAGTCGCGGTAGCTGGGCAGCGAGGCGATCAGGGTGGTGATCTGGCGCTCGATCAGCGGCACCAGGATCAGCAGCACCAGCAACAGCAGCAGCGCCATGGCGGTGAACACCAGGGTCACGGCGACGTTGCGCGAGCGGCCGGCGCGCTCTAGGCGGTCCACCAGCGGGTCGCCCAGCCAGCCCAGCATGGCCGCGACCACGAACGGGGTCAGGATCGGCGCCAGCAGCCACAACAGCCAGCACGCGCCCAGGCCGAGCGCGGCCCATTGCAGGCGGCGCAGGAATTGGGCGATGTCGTGCAGCGGCGTTTGGTCCATGTTCGGCCTCTGGCGTTAAAGGGGATGGCGCGATGGCGGCGGGCGCCTGCGGCTCTGCGCAGGCGCCGGGAGCAGGCCGG
The sequence above is a segment of the Lysobacter silvisoli genome. Coding sequences within it:
- a CDS encoding tautomerase family protein; this translates as MPILNVKVSAVRSPDLTRQIADLLLELTTRVLGKNPDVTSILVEYVDPADWVVGGSTLLEQGKRSVYFDVKVTDETNTKQEKAQYIREAFDGFSRLLGDLHEESYIYVQDVRAAAYGYGGRTQEARYHLPD
- the hda gene encoding DnaA regulatory inactivator Hda → MSAKQLPLALRYPPDQRLDTFVAAPAGAIAQLRALAETPGGDWLYLAGPAGVGKTHLLLAACAAAESAGRRAAYLPLIAAAGRLRDALDALEGNDLLALDGLDAIAGTREDEIALFDAHNRARAAGAAVIYAGRDAPDGLALSLPDLRSRLSQCARIALAPLDDDGRAEVLRQRAQRRGLALDEAALDWLLKRVDRDLAGLTALLDRLDRASLAAQRRITVPFLKQTLDLQ
- a CDS encoding AI-2E family transporter codes for the protein MDQTPLHDIAQFLRRLQWAALGLGACWLLWLLAPILTPFVVAAMLGWLGDPLVDRLERAGRSRNVAVTLVFTAMALLLLLVLLILVPLIERQITTLIASLPSYRDWFMNTALPWVELRTGFELTTWLDLEHITQLLRSNWERAGGVATTLLGYLSRSGFALIGLVANIALLPVITFFFLRDWDLMVARVASMIPRNHLDTVSRLARESSDVLGAFLRGQFLVMLILGVMYGLGLWAVGLDLGILIGLIAGLLTFVPYLGPASGIILGSIAALVQFGDWKYVAGVLTVFGIGQLIEGYWLTPKLVGDRIGLHPVAVIFAVLAGGQLFGFLGMLLALPVAAVANVLLRYAQERYTSSRLYAGTPSGILLQPERHIAPAPAPAEREGE